A DNA window from Nycticebus coucang isolate mNycCou1 chromosome 1, mNycCou1.pri, whole genome shotgun sequence contains the following coding sequences:
- the TAS2R1 gene encoding taste receptor type 2 member 1, producing MQDSPLIITFVLVLMQFLLGILANSIIVVVNGIGLIKQKKMAPLDLLLSCLALSRICLQVTILHFCLTVLSLTDLFMLSRNFVTYLFVSESELWLATWLGVFYCAKIANVSHPFFFWLKMRITKLVPWLILGSLLFASATCVLHSNYVWIISQNFSVAFVFKNIVSPVKEKFALQFFLLTVEVSIPLLIFLAAGLLLVFSLGRHTQQMRNVAAGAGDTPRSASIQAMLSVLSFFILYFSRFTAPALLSLENFQFGSLNVLFFALMFGTYPSAHSVILILGNPKLKQNAKKFFLHRKCCQ from the coding sequence ATGCAAGACTCTCCCCTCATCATCACTTTTGTTTTGGTACTGATGCAATTTCTTCTTGGGATTCTTGCAAACAGCATCATCGTGGTGGTGAATGGCATTGGtctgatcaagcagaagaaaatggcTCCCCTGGACCTTCTTCTCTCTTGCCTGGCACTTTCTAGAATTTGCCTGCAGGTGACCATCTTGCATTTTTGTCTGACTGTACTGTCCTTGACGGACCTTTTTATGTTATCTCGGAATTTTGTGACCTACTTGTTTGTAAGCGAATCAGAACTCTGGCTTGCCACATGGCTGGGTGTTTTCTACTGTGCCAAGATTGCCAACGTTTCTCACCCATTCTTCTTCTGGTTGAAGATGAGGATAACCAAGCTGGTACCATGGCTGATCCTGGGGTCTCTGTTATTTGCATCTGCCACTTGTGTTTTGCACAGCAACTATGTATGGATTATTTCTCAAAACTTCTCAGTGGCCTTTGTCTTTAAAAACATAGTGTCTcctgtgaaagaaaaatttgctTTACAGTTTTTCTTACTGACAGTTGAGGTCTCCATACCGTTACTTATCTTCCTTGCTGCGGGTCTCCTGCTGGTTTTTTCCCTGGGGAGACACACCCAGCAGATGAGAAACGTGGCTGCGGGCGCTGGGGACACTCCCCGGAGTGCCAGCATCCAGGCGATGCTGTCCGTCCTGTCCTTCTTCATCCTCTACTTTTCCCGCTTCACCGCCCCTGCATTGCTCTCTCTCGAAAATTTTCAGTTTGGAAGCTTAAATGTTCTGTTCTTTGCCTTGATGTTTGGTACATACCCCTCTGCACACTCTGTCATCTTAATTTTAGGAAATCCTAAACTAAAACAAAACGCAAAGAAGTTCTTCCTTCACCGTAAGTGCTGTCAGTGA